Within the Acidobacteriota bacterium genome, the region GCCGGGACGAGTGGAAGATCGCGATGCGCTGCGCGGGGAAGGCCCGGCGCGTCTGGGTCTTCGCCGACGAGGGGCAGGCCTTCTGGAGCGGGCGGAAGATCCCGGCTGCGATCGGGAGGGGCGCGGTCAAGTTCACCCTCAGGCGGCCCTACCGGTGCCCGCCGGCGATCCAGGCGCTCGCCGATGGGTATGCCGGGAAAACGTGGGATGATGGGGCGGTCGCCGCCGGGGTCAAGGATGGCACGGTGAAGATCGTCGTGTGCGGGGACGGGGAGGCGCTGGTGCGAGAGGCTGTGGAGGGCGAGATCCGGGCGCTTGCGGGCGAGGGGATCGGCGCGGGCGACATCGCCGTCCTCTCGCTCCGGGGGATGATGTATCCAGGAAACATCATGCACGCCGGTGAGCTTGGCGGGTTGCGGGCTGTGGCGGCGACGGAGTTGGGAGAGAGGGGAGGGGCGGCCCGGGAACGGATCGTCTGCGATACGTTTCTGCGCTACAAGGGCCTGGAACGCCCCGTGGTGATCGTCGCTGACGTCGACGCCGGCGTCGAGAAGTATACGGTGCGGATGAACATCGCTGTCAGCCGGGCCTTCGGGGCGCTGAGGGTGGTTGTGGGGAGGCGGGAGTTGGAGAGGGATGAGGTGTTAAGGGGGGTTGTGGATAAATGTCTGTGTTGAAGATCGGCCGTGACTATTTTTATCAGAAGTTGACCAGACAGGTGTCCCGGAAAAATGCTTATTTTGGGCTTACTATTGAATAAGGCAAGCTTTCAATATTTGTGTATTTTTGTTACTATTAATAAAGAATTCTATTACTAGGGAAAAGTTGATTTATAATCAGATCTCCCGAAAAATACTTAATGCTCATTTCCGCCTTGGGTTTTTGATATTCAAAGAATCAATTTCTGCAGGAGGTAGAACGTGTCAGCTTCAAAACATTTTCTAAAAGTTTTTGGATTGGTCTTGGCTGTTGGCTGTCTCTTCTCAGGTCTATATTCAGAGATATCCGAACCCAAATTAACACTTGAGAATTTTTGGACATTGCGCGGTTTATCGTCTCCTAAATGGTCACCTGACAGCAGCCGCATCGCTTTTACGCTTTCTCAGCCAGAGTCTGACTCCAGCGAAATTCTGACTGTCGATTTAGATGGCCGTATCCATAGGTTCAATGAATACGAGATAGGTGAAGGAGAGGTGGCCAGAAAACAGTTTGGATTCATGGTAGGACTACTGCCCGAGCCCTGGACACCTGACGGAAAAAGAATTCTTTATCTAAGTCGTGGCAATATTCACGCCTTAGAAGTAGAGACCGGCAAGAGCGAAACTCTTGTTCAATTGGGAGGGCGATCCAAGGGTTATACCCCGCAAGTGTATTTCAATGGCCCCGATCCCGTTCTTTCACCAGATGGGACTCGTATGGCGTTCATCAGGGAAAGCGAACTCTGGGTTCTTGATATGAAGAAAGGGGCTATCCGGCAGTTAACCACAATACATCCTGAGGGTTGGCACAGTCTTCAACCCATGTGGTCACCCGACAGCCGTCGCATTCTTTTTACTTCACAAGCGATCGATAATCAACGTCCGTTCCCGTTTTTAGACTTTTCAGGAACCGTGATTGACGTTCACTTAGGGCTAATTGGCACAGGTCGCGTTCGGATCGGCATAATTTCCGCGGATGGTGGAGAAACTCTGTGGATAGGACCGCAAAACGGCATTGCTTACTCATTACGCGGAGGCAGCAATGCTTTTTGGTCTCCTGATGGGCGGACGA harbors:
- a CDS encoding AAA family ATPase; the protein is MIIPAPVWLFPPTIQEFSDHGNSIYRAYGISVYHYPSISVYHYHGISAYNFHQFETLACVIDNDVVLVCGGAGTGKTLLARELALREAGAGRSVLLLTYTEALGFELAAELEGRGIAVRPVARFALDRLRRRGFDGEERREPEFWDRVTRRAAASRRLWRDCVFDTVIVDEGQDFGRDEWKIAMRCAGKARRVWVFADEGQAFWSGRKIPAAIGRGAVKFTLRRPYRCPPAIQALADGYAGKTWDDGAVAAGVKDGTVKIVVCGDGEALVREAVEGEIRALAGEGIGAGDIAVLSLRGMMYPGNIMHAGELGGLRAVAATELGERGGAARERIVCDTFLRYKGLERPVVIVADVDAGVEKYTVRMNIAVSRAFGALRVVVGRRELERDEVLRGVVDKCLC